Proteins encoded within one genomic window of Onychostoma macrolepis isolate SWU-2019 chromosome 11, ASM1243209v1, whole genome shotgun sequence:
- the mrpl4 gene encoding large ribosomal subunit protein uL4m — MFRATLAICGRTVVKRFISSVSGESALPSNLRLPPNLIGVAPQKRASPCGSDLPVLRRCEADVPAHLAPAQMWLESLGSCDREPLGVVDLHPDVFSVPVRLDILHDVEVWQRNFKRISHAKVKSRAEVSGGGRKPWNQKGSGRARHGSIRSPLWRGGGVAHGPRGPTSYYYMLPMKVRVQGLKIALTAKLAQDYLHIVDSLEIPTPDPHYLLDLVKHRQWGDSVLIVDVGDEFPQNILKATEDLKTVNIIPAIGLNVHSMLKHESLVLTLEAVKFLEKKLLWHDVRYAPLYPFKLPYSDLP; from the exons ATGTTTCGTGCTACGTTAGCGATATGTGGAAGAACGGTTGTTAAAAGG TTCATCTCGTCTGTCTCTGGAGAAAGCGCACTTCCATCAAATTTGCGACTCCCACCAAATCTCATTGGAGTCGCGCCACAAA AGAGGGCTTCTCCATGCGGCTCTGATCTTCCAGTGCTGCGCAGGTGTGAGGCTGATGTTCCAGCTCACCTGGCACCTGCTCAGATGTGGCTTGAGTCTTTGGGAAGTTGTGACCGTGAACCCCTTGGTGTGGTTGACCTACACCCTGATGTCTTCTCTGTACCTGTTAG GCTGGACATTCTTCATGATGTAGAGGTCTGGCAACGTAATTTCAAACGAATA AGCCATGCAAAAGTCAAATCACGAGCCGAAGTCAGCGGTGGAGGGAGGAAACCATGGAACCAAAAAGGAAGTGGCCGAGCACGACATGGAAGCATTCGTTCTCCACTGTGGAGAGGAG GAGGAGTAGCTCATGGTCCACGGGGACCAACCAGCTATTATTACATGTTGCCCATGAAGGTGCGAGTGCAAGGGCTGAAAATCGCCTTAACAGCCAAGCTAGCTCAG gatTATCTTCATATTGTGGACTCACTGGAGATTCCCACTCCAGACCCCCACTACCTGCTGGACCTGGTCAAACACAGGCAGTGGGGGGATTCAGTCCTCATCGTTGACGT AGGTGATGAATTCCCTCAGAACATTCTTAAGGCGACTGAAGATCTGAAAACAGTGAATATCATTCCAGCTATAG GTCTGAACGTCCACAGCATGTTGAAACACGAGAGTCTGGTTCTCACTCTGGAGGCTGTAAAATTTCTTGAAAAGAAGCTTCTGTGGCACGATGTGCGTTACGCTCCCCTGTATCCCTTCAAACTCCCATACAGTGACCTGCCATGA
- the c11h6orf120 gene encoding UPF0669 protein C6orf120 homolog yields MVLCWGGLLVLAALSRALGSLQLSEEPSVPEEWVLLHVVQGHIGAGNYSYLRLNHEGRIILYMQSLKGDADLYISDKTLRPNFDTYKLQSTTCGQDVVVVPGNFVRPVGIGIYGHPSYMESEFEMKVFYDQMARTEEEIEKNSYSSGETPGQSQHSQDPADVMEEEESILWTILIGILKIILEILF; encoded by the coding sequence ATGGTGCTGTGTTGGGGTGGTTTGTTGGTTCTGGCGGCCCTGTCCCGGGCCCTGGGCTCTCTGCAGCTCTCAGAGGAGCCTTCTGTGCCGGAAGAATGGGTCCTGCTCCATGTCGTGCAGGGCCACATCGGGGCGGGAAACTACAGCTACCTGCGTCTAAACCACGAAGGACGCATTATCCTGTACATGCAAAGCCTTAAGGGAGATGCGGACCTCTACATCTCTGACAAGACGCTGCGGCCGAACTTTGATACCTACAAGCTTCAGTCGACCACCTGTGGCCAGGACGTGGTGGTCGTCCCGGGGAATTTTGTTAGGCCTGTTGGAATCGGGATCTACGGACATCCCTCCTACATGGAGAGTGAGTTTGAGATGAAGGTGTTTTATGACCAGATGGCACGTACAGAAGAGGAAATCGAGAAAAACTCTTACTCCTCAGGTGAGACTCCTGGTCAGTCTCAACACTCTCAGGACCCTGCGGACGTGATGGAAGAAGAGGAATCAATCCTGTGGACTATTCTAATTGGGATTCTTAAGATCATACTTgaaattttgttttga